The Cololabis saira isolate AMF1-May2022 chromosome 18, fColSai1.1, whole genome shotgun sequence genome contains the following window.
tgaattatattatattatattatattatattatattatattatattatattatattatattatattatattatattatattatattatattatattatattatgtacAGCCTAGTTCGTTTTccttgttagttttttttttttaaattaaaaccaTATCAGGTGAATCTATTTAAAGAAATAAACGTATGTCTGATATAAGGTGCagccttttgattgacagcaggCTCAGCCAATGGTTATCCATCATCACTTATTGTCCTGGTAGCTCCTTCAACACGTGGGTCAGTTGAAAGAGCTGGTATCCAGGGCCAAATTTAGTATTCCTCTCTTGTAAGTCACTTTATGTTATTGTCTGAGCACCACATTgacaggtttcttccctcctaaaggggagttttccttgccactgtttggcttaaagagcatattgcaggttagggttttttcaaaaattatacctgaccttatgtgaaaatgactatgtgagaagttaatgtaggatttaatatgttttacaagacataagggcacgtaatcagaggaaaaagtggctgattttagcaaagctcctacaaacgctttttttttttcgaacaccagTCATATGATGCAGCGGGAGGGAGACGTcgccacagctctgccccatctgactgcgcagaccccgtacacacgtagccgggtatctgctaaaccgaagatattttcctacgtttggacctgtcatccacatgaaaacgcaaatcaacgaatgtttaaaaaaactccgggcaaagtgaagatttttgaaaactctgtttatgtagatgcgtgtagacctggtgtagacagagacaaccggagttttgcgttttcgaacgtcacattatgctccaaaacaacaacaaatctgctctgagtctgacgtctaacgtgccacccagaactacagatgatccaccatctgtcctccaagctatttattaaataaatggtctgtGCTCTTGAcgaccgtttactgcgttacaccgacgcagagcctacgccgtagggtacgcggcgacgcgcaatacaaagcctcgtgccaaatgtcacacaggttcctttattaacagaggtctgcacaatatcaacatgtataaaacaaatgaaataaaaataaactgcctgcatatatagaataaaaatgcttcttgaataaaataaaacaaatattcctttcctgcataacaattaaattaaaatacactgtgtaattaatacaatgtagacagtaacaggcagacttttccactgaggttgacagatgtgaaaataacaaaacatttgtgcaaatctcaaataaaacattcaagtcaatttgtcacaaaataagctatattaaaatcattaaaaaaaaaaatgtaaaaaaaaaaaaaaaaaatttttttttttttttttttaaattgatataaacgatattgtctcgtaccatatcgtgtttgaaaatatatcgatatatattaaaatctcgatatatcgcccagccctaataattATACAGCGTTTTTCTAGTCTAAGGACCAGGCTCTTTTACAATTTAGGGGGCTTTCTCTCACTTAcattctctctctatctctctctctcagacacacacacacacacacacacacacacacacacacacacacacacacacacacacacacacacacacacacacacacacacacacacacacacacacacatattctcTCTCCTGATATGTTTGAaatagttacatttttttttttttctgaaaccaATACTTTTCCTACTGTTTGACTTCTGTCCAGGAATTGATGTTCATTACGTGCATGTGAAACCGAAGAGGGTGCCCGAGGGCACTCATGCTATTCCTCTGATAATGGTACACGGCTGGCCCGGCTCCTTCTACGAGTTCTACGGGTTGATCCCCCTACTGACGGAGCCGTCAGAGCCCGGGGACCTGGTGTTTGAGGTGGTGTGTCCTTCCATACCGGGATATGGCTTTTCCCAAGCTCCACAGAAGAAAGGTGAGTCTGGAAAGTCCTAATGCTGGATGTGGTAGCTCTGAGGGGGTTGGTGGAAGGGTGTGCATGGTAATGATTTCAGCACCATTCAAATATGTTCTAAAATTCAATGACGACAGACTTATCAGAAGTATTATCAATAAAGTTGCTTCCTTTGCGTCATGCTAAAGAATATGAAATAATCTCCAAGTCTGGATTAGAAAAAGGTCCATGTAGAATTGTTTGTGTTTCCAAATGATTTATGATTTTCTGTCATAATCCATTATGGAAAAGATACTGTACAAGTTGAATCCCAGTGACAGCCatggttaaaataataaaggaaCAATCCTAACTGGAAAACACGTGCTGAAGACCTTAAACCACACCAAATAAAAATCTACAACAAAATGTTTGAACAACACCCAATGTGGTAAACTTTAGATCACAACTTGTGAATGACCACACAGTGGTTGTGCTTCTATGCCTGTAATGTATAGATCTGTGGACCTGCAAAACTATGTAACAATGTGTTATCCCTCCAGTCCAGGAGTTGCAAAAGGTGTTCAACGCTGAATATTTTACAACTGTACCAAATTCCTAAACCTAGGAATATGATTTATGTGGGTTCTATGGTACAATAATTATCTCTTAATGTGAAATATACAGTCCAGGGGTGTTTGGACTGGATATTGTGGAGTTTGCCATGACCAGTACTGgaattgaggggggatgaggggagatggcatcccccctgaaataaatatggtcaaaatcatccccctgtaaaactgccatcccccctttgcATCAACCATcaattatttgacaatttttacccgtttcaagtagattttcacttgaaaaaagtagaaaaatctgccagtgggacaagatttatcttcttattacaagcaaaaaaaatcttgttccaatggcagatttttctatttatttcaagtgaaaatctacttgaaacaggtgaaaattgttgttttttccagtgatgtgtcttgttttaagtgtaatgagatgttttttactaaaatgagacattttaactagaaataagacaaatcttcttgttaagattttgagtttttgcagtgatccattttacttatcctgtgaaggacagagtcatattgataagttcagaaaacagttttttagtgttgtgttttgatgtatttgatgtaagcccagtggatatttaaagcttacagaaggctgcatttaactgctgctatgtcattcctgcagtatttctgcaggtgttttggtcactgctattatttgtaatattttatattatttgtaatcagcacaaattatctgtccccatatgataaaatccaccatcccccctgattttttattttacaactcgagtactggccatGACTATACAATAAAGTATATTCAAAGTGTAGACTCTTAAGTGAAGGGGTTTGAATGAAATATGGCATTTTCCAGTTGGATGTTACAACCATTTTAAGAACAGCACACCCATTTTCAGGAACTCAAAAGCATTTGGGGAGTTGACTGAAAATGTGTTAGTGGTCAAGGGTGGGGTCCATTCCCTTGTTACTTAAAGATGAATCAAGCAGATTAAAGGTCTAGACTGTGCCAGGTATTGAGTTGGCATTGGTCAGCAGTTTGACTCAAGCTGAATGTCTCCAATGAGATTTCACTGTAAGTGAAGGAATCCATCTTTaggtttaaaaaaatctttaagaGGGGTGGCAAAAGcttttaaaggtatagtctgtgatcgtattcaaaaacatttattgttatactgggtgaaatgctccttccatcctgagagtagccagtgaataatgtgttcagaaaaaggaaagaaaaaaatccgacctctctgacagctttaatcctgtaaaaactctgaccaatctgttttttgcggtccgagtggcacggattggtcagaggaccagaggattggttCTTTCCCGCCTACcgatcagatgccttcattttaagtcccgcccacgcccccctctgtcccatgcgcacactcgtcacgtcgaaaatcttcctggaaaacttcacacactcgagtcacgtttgctgaagaatggcgcagaaaacgagaaaacgcagccaaaaataccacctccccagtatgggggtctGTGGCAGACCCCtcgaggcgtctccatcccggcgagagcgccggtgcgggtggcggtgcgctgcggtgccgtgcaggctctgttgccacggctacgccgtagggtacgctgcgacgcgcaccattctgcgttggcgTAACatggaaccatgaatcagccttcagtgtgtgctctgtgtgctgttctgaacttctctgtttctcattttgctgggacgtcgggtccctccgccgagacacaacttttgcggtaggggttcattgttgtgtttaaaaatgatgcgcagtgcccacccaatcagaaacggtacagatattctgtgatatttttttatatttataaaaaaatacaattataaaaaaataaagtatccccataactttgattgggtgggcaggatgcacgtttgggtggacacagccccccccctggccccccctaaaaccggcctcgcttacaggtgaatgagacatggggtagttttgttgaaaatgtgctgtccaaaatgtcctggaaaactggactcctgcaaatgcgcgttccccaaagtttgtgggggcgtggctttggacggagcgctgacgggagggggaggagggggcggggcttagaggaggtgccactttcaaatcttgctagctctccaacatcaagGACTATACCTTTTAAATACTaaagtgaataaataaaatcaatcaatgaatataTATGAGCTTTCAATATGTTTCTTTTCAACAGGTTTTGATTCTGTCTGTGCGGCACACATCTTCCACAAGCTGATGGCCCGTCTGGGTTTCCAGCAGTTCTACGCTCACGGAGGGGACTGGGGGTGGCTGGTCACCACCAACATGGCTCAGCTCCAACCCAAGTATAACATTAACAAAAAGGGAATTTATTTCCCTTTCCTTGCTACCTTAAGAACATAGAACTTGTGAAACGATGGATGTTTGCCTATTAGTACATCTTTATTGTTATATAATTGAATAATATAATTTCTGttacttaatttgttttttaacatttcaattttacaCATCCTAGAGCTGTTAAAGGCTTGCATGTGAACTTTGCCCCGCCCTCCAAGCCGGGCCTGATGATGGGTTTATCTGTCATGCTTGGCCATCGCTTTCCAAAGCTGTTTGGCTTCACTGAGATGGATCTGCAACGTCTGTATCCCTGCAAGGAAAAACTGCTGGTGGAAAGTGTCAAAGAGTCTGGCTACATGCACATCCAGGCCACCAAACCCGACACCGTGGGTAAGAGACTCTAGTCAACGTCACCAAAGTCCATCCAGTCTGACTGGGGGCCTTTGCTGGATTTCTGTCTACGTCATTTCATTGCAAgtgtatttttaaaaagaagcccAAGTTCCAAAAAAGATGTACTTGTTTTATGTACtcaccagggctggggatccattcaaatgtcaagaattgattcttaagattcagaatcgattatcaagatttgatcagattcgattctgatatcgattttgggttagtgttattaaaaccgttttttgagcttttgcatgaattatatgactgtacttctgcaatatattaatattagtattatattgagattaaacagcaagtattgcagctaatgatgctgtaaggaccaatcagctctgctgctttcagaaacattgtgtggcagaattaccaaaaagatccagggcagcaaacacagacggatgaaatcagttttaatttttcccaTATTCCGGttacatttttttccattttcagccttttttcgggtttttcatttttgagaatttggtttttagcattttatgcaaatgtaaccccaagacagtatataaagtgatgaaatatagacaatttatgcaattataactgaaaactttaatgtttttatacctttaaacatatttaaaggaaaaaacattgtgtccaacaaaacattcctttgttgggcataaacacaaaataccataagttgtaatgtaatgatgaaaatttttttttttttaaatccatctttagacatacgaatagatttttaggaataagagaatcaatttagaatcggtaaatcttttttttcaacacaggcctagtactCACAATTTTGTTTAAAACTAATGTCTAATATCCTTATGAGCATTTTGATTCTAATTACTATTCCATTGTTTCTGCCCTTCAGGGCGAGGACTGAATGACTCTCCGGTGGGTCTGGCTGCTTACATTCTGGAGAAGTTCTCCACGTGGACGAACCGTGACTTCAGAAACCTGGAGGACGGCGGTCTGACCAGGTGAACACATCACTAACTACATCACAATGCTGCACTGTGGATCAGTTAAAGGCTGCAAAAGCATGCCAaggctgaattaaaaaaaaactgttctgTTTCAAGATGGAAACCAGACCTGACCGACCCAAAGGaaatgttacattttttgttgttgttatatgTTAAATTTAGTTTAGTCATACATTATGACTGAGATCGTGATCCGTAATACAGGAAGTTTTCTCTGGACGACCTGCTGACCAACGTGATGATCTACTGGACGTCAGGCtgcatcatctcctccatgagGTTCTACAAGGAGAACTTTGGAAAAGGCCTGGACCAGCCGCACTCCAAGTGAGTGAcagccagtgaaggagatagaTAACATGAAGAGTTGTGTGTTTTCACTATTTTCAacagttttcaacattttgtatgtggtttatcaccagtgttgtgctagttactgaaaaatagtaactagttaccgtta
Protein-coding sequences here:
- the ephx1 gene encoding epoxide hydrolase 1, translating into MLTEVLVAVVIGGLLYVLVPRNRKQVLKVEDGWWGPGSHSGGEEDVTIHPFKISTSDEELEDLHRRMDQTRPVPSLEDSQFNYGFNSHHLETVVSYWRNTFDWKRQVDKLNRYTHFKTKIEGIDVHYVHVKPKRVPEGTHAIPLIMVHGWPGSFYEFYGLIPLLTEPSEPGDLVFEVVCPSIPGYGFSQAPQKKGFDSVCAAHIFHKLMARLGFQQFYAHGGDWGWLVTTNMAQLQPKAVKGLHVNFAPPSKPGLMMGLSVMLGHRFPKLFGFTEMDLQRLYPCKEKLLVESVKESGYMHIQATKPDTVGRGLNDSPVGLAAYILEKFSTWTNRDFRNLEDGGLTRKFSLDDLLTNVMIYWTSGCIISSMRFYKENFGKGLDQPHSKMPVYVPTGFACFPNELMHTPKLWVRQKYPQLISFTPMAHGGHFAAMEEPKLMAEDIQKFTKIVEKKK